The nucleotide window GCTGCGAACGCGCTGCGCGGCCCGGTCGAACCCGGGGACTTCAAGGCGTACGTCTTCCCTGTGATGTTCTTCAAGTGGATCTCCGACACCTGGGACTTCCATCACGCGACCGCGCTCGAGGAGTGGGGTGACGAGCTGACCGAGGAGATCGAGGCCGACTACCAGCCCTTCACGATCCCGGACGGCTGCCACTGGAGCGACGTTCACAACAAGACGACGAACGTCGGCGTAGAACTCAACAGCGCCCTCCAGCGCATCGAACAGGCCAACCCCGACCTCACCGGCGTCTTCGGCGACGTGAACTGGGCGAACAAGGACCGCCTGCCGGAGACGGCCCTGGTGACCCTCCTGGACACCTTCCACGAAGTGCAGCTCGATCCGAACCACGTCCGCGGCGACATGCTCGGCGCCGCCTACGAGTACCTGCTGCGCGAGTTCGCCGAGGCCTCGGGTAAGAAGGCCGGCGAGTTCTTCACGCCCCGCCACGTCGTGCACCTGCTCGTGAAGATCCTTGACCCTCAGCCCGGCGAGTCTGTCATCGATCCGGCCTGTGGTTCCGGCGGCATGCTCGTGGAGACCGTCAACGCCGTGCGCGCCGCGGGTGGAGACCCCCGCACCCTCAAGTTGCGCGGTCAGGAGGTCAACCTCACGACCTCGGCGATCGCCAAGATGAATCTGTACCTTCACGGGCTGCACGACTTCTCGATTCGCCGCGGCGACACCTTCCGCGAGCCTCGCTTCGTGGCCGGCGGCCGGCTGGACCAATTCGATGTGGTCATCGCCAACCCACCGTTCAGCCTGCAGAACTGGGGGGCGGCGCAGTGGTCGAACGACCCGTGGGGGCGGGCGTTCTGCGGCGTCCCGCCGGCTAAGAACGGCGACTTCGCTTGGATCCAGCACATGGTCGCCACGATGAAAGACGACACGGGCCGAGTCGGCGTCGTGGTGCCGCACGGCGTGCTGTTCCGCGGAGGCAAGGAGGGGGCAATCCGGCAGTGCCTGCTGGAGAAGGACCTGATCGAGGCCGTGATCGGCTTGCCGACCAATTTGTTCTACTCCACCTCGATCCCGGTGTGCCTGCTCATCCTGCGCAAGACGCAGCCGGCCCAGAGGCAGGGCAAGGTCCTGGTCGTGGACGCCTCAGCGAAGTTCCAGCCGGGGAAGAACCAGAACACGATGGACGAGAAGGACATCGAGGCGATCCACGCGGCTTACGCCCGGGGCGCGGACATCGACGGTGAGGATCAGGGGCTGCACCTTCGACTGGTTGAGATGGACGAGATCGCGGACAACGGGTTTGACCTCAACATTGGCCGGTACATCACGACCGAGGCCGCGGCCGAGGTCAACGTGGAGGCGGCCCTGGCGGCCTACCAGGACGCCCGCGCCGAGTTGCGCGCAGCCGAGCGCGTTCTGGATGAGAAGTTGAAGGCGGCGGGGTTCAATGCGTGAAGGATGGCGTGAGTTCGCATTGGGCGATCTCTTCGAGACGACAAACAAGCGGCTCGGGGCTCACAGAGAGGAGCCTGAAGTTTTCTCCGTCACCAAGAGCGACGGCTTTGTGCCGGCGGCCGACTACTTCGGAAAGCGCGTTGCCTCTGCAAAGCTCGACACGTATAAGGTAGTTGAGCCTGATGAATGGGCTTACTCCACCATCCACATCGACGAGGGATCTATCGCGCGAAACCGCCTTGGCCGTACAGGGGTGGTCAGCCCGATGTACACGACGATGCGGTTGCGCGGCGGGCGTCTCGATCCTTATTTGGCGGAACTCGTCCTGCGATCTCCCGAGATGCTCGCAACGTACGGCGACGCCCAGCAGGGAAGCATCAACCGTCGACGTAGTCTCCCTTGGAAGTCCTTTGAAACTCTGATGGTAAACCTCCCGCCGCTGGAAGAGCAGCGCCGGATCGTAGATCTCATGACTGCCGTGGATGACGCCTTCGAGTCCACGACGCAGCTCGCCGACACCGCCGAAGTCCTGTGGTGGGAACTCACCCGGGACCTGGAAACCGCCTGTGACGGACTGGATCTGAAACCCTTGGGTGACATCTCCGACATCCACGGAGGTCTGACGAAGAACAAGAATGACGCGCTTCGACCTGACGTTCTTGAGGCCCCGTACTTGCGGGTCGCAAACGTCTATCGACGCTACTTAAACCTCGACGAAGTTAGCACCATCGTGGCCAGTCAGAAGCGCATCGAAGGTGCGATCCTCCAGCCTGGTGACCTGCTGATGAACGAGGGGGGCGACCGGGACAAGCTCGGCCGTGGAACCGTGTGGCGCGGACAGATCGACGGTTGCACCCACCAGAACCACGTATTCCGGGTTCGGGTCACCGATGCCGAGTTCGTGCCTGAGTTCGTGTCAGCCTGGGCGAACAGCTACGGCAAGAAGTGGTTCGACATCAACGCATCGCAGACTACCGGCATCGCCTCGATCAGCAAGACGACCCTGTCGAAGTTCCCCGTCCCGGTGTTGCCCTACGCGGATCAGGAACGTTGGGCGGACCTGCTGGACACGCTGACTACTCATGAGTGGGAGCTGCGGGTCCAGCTGAAGAACCTCCGCGACCTCCGCTCCAACCTGCTCACCGCCTTGCTGTCCGGTGAGCACGAGATCCCCGACGCCTACGACGAAATCATGGAAGTGTCTTCATGAACGACTCGGACCTGATTGTCTATTACTCCCGGAGCATCCCCGTCGACGAGGAGATGCTTGCTCCTCTCGGGCTCGTGACGTGGGCTGCGATCCGTCTGCATTCCACGATCCGAGACATCCTTACCCGCGACCTTGGAGACGGCCTGAGCGACAAGCCCTTCGACATGACCTTGGGCAGGGCTATGAGCGCCTTGGGTCGGACAGCGTCTGAAACCGGTGAGCCCTGGGCGGCCATGATCCGCGACTGGTACGTAAAGTACGGCTCCCCGGCGCTTGACAAGCGCAACAGCGTTACCCATGCGATCGTCTACACCGCCGAAGACGGCAAGCAGGCCCTCATGAGACCCCGCAGGCATGGCGGTACCCGTCTCACCGTGGACGATCTCCATGACGCTGCCGGACATCTCACCCTCGCATCTGTTCGCCTGGGCGAGGCGCGGGATGCCTGCATCACCGTTACCAAGGAGTCGACCTCATGAATATTGGGGAGATCCTCAGCGTCCAGACGCCACTCGTTCAGGCCCTCGCCGGCGTGGGATGGCAGCACATCTCTGGCGACCAGCTGGACCGCACCGATGAGGACCCGTTCCACTCGCGCGAGGTCGAACAGGCCCTGATTCGGCTGAACCCGGCGATCTCCGAGGACCGGCAGCGGGCCCAGGAGATCCTGCGTCGGCTGCGGACAGTGCCGCTCACGGCACGCGACTCCGGCCTCGTTGAGGCAAACCGCGATTTCGCAGCCTGGCTCAAGGGCGAAGTCACCCATGAGTATGTCGGAACCAAGGGCTCCGTGCCGGTGACCCTGATCGACTTCGAGGACTTGTCCAACAACACCTACATAGTTTCGGATGAGGTCCGCTACGGCACACCGGGGCACATCGCCCGGTTCGACGCCGTGCTGTGGGTCAACGGCTTCCCGCTCGTCGTCGGCGAGCTGAAGACGCCCCTGGAGAAGAACAAGTCGTGGGCCACGGGCGCACGTGAGCTGGTGGACACCTATCAACCGGGATGGGCGCCCTTCTTCGTGTCGAACGTGTTGTGCTTCGCTACCGAGGGCAAGCAGTACCGGTACGCCGGCGTGGGCACGCCCCTGCAGCACTGGTACATGTGGGGTGCTGTCCCCGACCAGCCGCGGCTGAGCCACGTCCTGGAGACCGCAGCCTCCATGCTGACGCCGGCCGTCGTGCTGGACTTCCTGCAGGACTTCAGCATCTTCGAGGCCTCCCAGACAGCAGCGGCGGGCTCGCTGAATAAGCTTCTGGCCCGCTACACCCAGTACGAGGCCGTGAACCGCATCGTGGAGCGCGTGAAGGACCCGGACAAGCGCAAGGGTCTGATCTACCACACCCAGGGCTCGGGCAAGACCCTGGCGATGGTCTTCGCCGCCGGCAAGCTGCTGCGCGACCCGGAGCTGAAGAACCCGACGATCGTGCTGGTCGCGGACCGTGTGCAGCTCGTGCAGCAGTTGTGGGATCAGTTCCGCACCACGTCGATGCCGCGGCTGCAGGTGCCCGGCAGTGCGGCCGGCCTGCGGTCTGCGCTGTCCTCGGATCGGCGCGGGTTGATCTTCACGACGGTCCACAAGTTCGCCGGCGCCGGTGTGCTGAACACCCGGGAGAACGTCGTTGTGATGGTCGATGAGGCCCACCGCACCCAGGAGGGCGATCTGGGTCAGACCATGCGCGCGGCCCTGCCGAACGCCAACCTGTTCGCGTTCACCGGCACGCCGATCGCCGACGTGGACCGCAACACCTTCGCCACGTTCGGGGACGAGTTCGACCCGGGCAGCGCGCTGCACACCTACGGGACGGATGAGTCCATCCGTGACGGCATGACCGTGCCGATTCACGTGGCCCCGCGCAAGGTGGAGTTCTCCCTCGACAAGGAGGCTTTGGACCAGGCCTTCGCCGTCATGGCCGCCGATGAGAACCTCAGCGACGAGCAGCAGGACGAGATCGCGCGCAGGGCCTCGCGGGCGGCGACGTTCTTCGCCAACCCGGAGCGCATCCGTGCAGTCTGCGCCGACATCGTGGACCACTTCTACGAGACGGTGGACCCGCTGGGCATGAAGGCCCAGATCGTGGTGATCGACCGCGCCGCGTGCGTGGCCTACACCGAGGAGCTGGACCGTCTGCTCCAGGAACGGTACGAACGCCAGAGCGTCGCCGCGCGCACGGATCCCTCCGCGGAGCCGCCCGTGCGCGATGAGGTCGGCGTCGTCATGACGGTGGGCACGGCTAAGGGTGAGGAGCCGGCCTGGCAGAAGTACGCCCTCACGGACGCCCAGGAGGCGGCACTGCTCAAGCGGTTCCGCACCTTCGATGACCCGCTGAAGTTTCTGGTGTGCACCTCGAAGCTGGGCACCGGGTTCAATGCCCCGATCGAGGGGGTGATGTACCTGGACAAGCCTTTGAAGGACCACACCCTCTTCCAGACGATCACGCGCGCGAACCGCACGTGGCGCAACCCGCAGACGGACGCGGACAAGCGTTACGGCATCATCGTGGACTACGTGGGCCTCGGCGCCGGCTTCGCCAAGGCGATGGCCCCGGCCGACCCCGACCAGGTGGCACCGCAGATCGAGGTGTCCGGGCTGATCGAGATGTTCAAGGGCCAGCTCGAGCACATGATGGCCCGCTTCGCCGGCATTGACATCGACGAGCCCGGGCCCCAGACGCTGATGGACGCCCAGGCGCGCATCCCGGGCCAGGCTGACCAGGAGCGGTTCGCCGCGGACTACGCGATGCTCGAGGGCGTATGGGAGTCGCTGTGGCCCACCGATGGCCTGCGGCCTCACCGGGGCGCGTACCGGTTCCTGTCCCAGGTCTACGCCTCCCTGCAGCCCTCCCCGGGTGAGGGAGAGCACCTGTGGCACCGGCTGGGTGTGAAGACGCTCGAGCTGGTCCACCGTCATATGGACGACATCACCGTCACGCGTGCGGATGAAGTCGTGGTCGCCGACGAGGACACGGTGCGCACGCTCATGGACGAGGGCCTCTTGGATGACCCGAAGGAAGTCGAGGGCAAGAGCGCGGACGACCTCATCGACTCGATCGCTCAGCGCCTGAAGAAGCGGCTGGCCGGGCCCTCGGGACAGAGCCCGCAGTTCAAGTCTCTGGCGGAGCGGCTCGACCGTCTGCGTGAGCGCACGATGGCGGCCGCCCAGCAGTCCATCGAGTGGCTGCGTGAGGCCTTCACGTTGGCCAAGGACCTCACGGCCGCCGAGAAGGCCGACGACGAGGGCACGCTCGAGCTGCTCCCCGACCCCCGCATCGGGGCACTGACGCAGATCTTCATGGAGTTCGCCCCGGAGGACGCGCCGATGCTGGTCGAGCGAGTGGTGAAGGACATCGACGCGATCGTGAAGCAGGTGTCCTACGACGGCTGGGAGGCGACGCTGGAAGGCGACAGGCTCGTGCGCCGTCATGTGAGGCAGGTGCTGCGCAAGCACCGACTGCACCAGACCGAGGGGCTGTTCGAGAAGGCCTACGCCTACATCGCGGAGCACTACTGATGGACGGTCGGGTGCGAGCGTGAAGGTCGGCTACGCCCGGGTGAGCACGCGGGACCAGGAAGGATCCCTCGAGGGCCAGGAGGCAGCCCTGACCACGGCCGGATGCTCGAAGATCTTCCGGGACCGCCTCTCCGGTGCCAGAGCCGACCGGCCCGGTCTCACCGAGGCGTTGGCCTACCTGCGTGATGGTGAGGACACCCTCGTCGTCACGCGTCTGGACCGGCTCGGCCGGTCCCTGCCGGATGCGTTGCGCACCGTGCAGGCCCTGGCTGATCGGGGGATCGGCTTGCAGGCCCTGGACGTGGACCTGGACACCTCCACGGCCTCGGGACGGCTGATGCTGAACATGCTGCTGATGCTGGCCGAATGGGAACGCGACCTCCTCCGAGAACGCACCCGTGAAGGTGTGGCCCGCGCCCGAGCTGCCGGAAGACTCCCGGGACCGAGGCCGAAGCTCGACGCGGAGAAGATCGCCGCCGTGCGTGCTGTGGTGGCAGGCGGGCAGCCCGTGGCAGCGGTGGCCCGCTCGTTCGCAGTCTCCCGGCCCACGATCTACAAGGCGCTGGGGACAGCGTAGAAGGGCCGTTCATGGGCCCCGGCTGGTTCTGCTTAGGATCAGCGCTGATGCAGTCGCGCATCCCCATTCACTCGAGCAAGGACCCGCCCATGTCACGACGCTCTCTGGCTTCTCTGGCCACTGCTGCCGTTTTCGTCGCCACCGCCGTCCTGGGCGGTGCTGCTCCTGCTTCGGCCGGCACCACGTATTCGGCGCCGTTGCGCACGGCTGTGTCGTCTTTGCCGGTGGCTGCGGAGGTGAATGCCGGCTATGACCGGGCCGCTCAGTTCGGTGACTGGAAGGATGCGAACGGGGACTGCCAGAACACGCGGGCTGAGGTGCTGATCGCTGAGTCCAAGACCATTCCGACGTACACCACGACGCGTAAGTGCACGGTGGCCAGGGGCAAGTGGGTGACCGGTTGGGATCTGGTCACGCACACCTCTGCCTCGACGGTGCAGATCGATCACATGGTGCCTGTGCATGAGGCGTGGGGTTCTGGGGCGCGGTCTTGGACGCAGGCCAAGCGGGTGGCGTTCTACAACGATCTGGGCGATGCCCGGTCCTTGAACGCGCAGACTTCGGCGTTGAACTCGGCCAAGCAGGCTCGGGGTCCGGAGGCGTGGCTGCCGCCGAAGAACCAGTGCCAGTACATCGCTGACTGGACTGCGGTGAAGATCCGTTGGGGGTTGAAGGCTGATGCGACGGAGAAGGCGTTCTTGGTGAAGAAGGCCGCTTCCTGCGCGAACACCGCGCTGACCGTGACTCGGTACTGACCTAACACGTCCCATCGCGCCCGCCCCCTAGCCACACTCGGTTAGGGGGCGGGCGCCGTCGTATCTGGAGGTGCCAGATACGAAGGTTTTTGGCGCACTCCCAGTTGAGTGTCCTCGGAGTCTGGCTCGCCCTGGCAAAACCTTGGACAGAACCCCCGCGCCTAAACGGCGGGCTAGTTGGGCATGCTGGCGCACGGCATGGTGGCGGCCGCGCACCTCCTGGCGGTCAAGCCCGAGCGGAGCGAGGGGCTGAGCGCAACGTGGGTCCAGGGGCCGTGCCCCTGGTGCCTGGGTGCGGGGCGGCATGAGCGCCCGCGACATGCGTCTGTTTCCGACGAATCCTGGGCGTGAGGCTCCGGTGACACACACGTGGGCCGGCGGCAGACGAATCCCCCGTGAACGAATCGAGATTCACGAGAGGGGCCGTGCTGATGACGACGACGCCGGAGATGGTGCAGGTGGGCATGTCGGGGGTGCCTGCGTGGCTGTGGGAGGAGCTGGGCTGGTTCAGCGACGACGTGCTGAGGCGGTACTTCAGCCACCGTGGCCTCCAGGTCTACTACTCCGACGGCGGGAGCCCGCAGTACCTGGAGTCCGTGGGGGTGCTGGCGTGGGAGAGGGCTATCGAGGTGTGGTCCGGGGCGATCACGCAGGGGCAGACCGTGAAGGGGGTCCTGAGCAAGGGCCGGCTGTCCGAGGCGCTGACGGAGCTGCTGAACGACGAGCTGGACCTGGATCCGGGCGCGGTGTGGCTGGACCGGGACAGTCCGGGGCCGAGCGTGTTCATCGCGGCGGGCTGGGACGTGGACTGGTGGCGGCCGGAGCTCGGTGTGGAGGTGGCCTCCGAGTACGAGGGTGCTCCGGTGGTCGAGAAGGTCCGGGAGGCCATGACGACGGCGTGGTCCATGGGCGCCCGCGCCATGCTCGGCGGGACGATCTACGCCACCGACCGGCCGGCCGGGCCGGCGTTCATGCTCTCGGCCGAGGGGCTGGTCCTGGAGGCCGCGTCGGAGTCTGCGGTCGGGGCGGTCTCGGAGCTGCTGGGACGTGGACCGGACCTGCCCGTTTGGGAGGTCCCGTTCATCGCGCCGAACGCGGCGCCGACGGGGCCGCTGACGGCTTGGACG belongs to Micrococcus sp. 2A and includes:
- a CDS encoding recombinase family protein, with the translated sequence MKVGYARVSTRDQEGSLEGQEAALTTAGCSKIFRDRLSGARADRPGLTEALAYLRDGEDTLVVTRLDRLGRSLPDALRTVQALADRGIGLQALDVDLDTSTASGRLMLNMLLMLAEWERDLLRERTREGVARARAAGRLPGPRPKLDAEKIAAVRAVVAGGQPVAAVARSFAVSRPTIYKALGTA
- a CDS encoding restriction endonuclease subunit S — protein: MREGWREFALGDLFETTNKRLGAHREEPEVFSVTKSDGFVPAADYFGKRVASAKLDTYKVVEPDEWAYSTIHIDEGSIARNRLGRTGVVSPMYTTMRLRGGRLDPYLAELVLRSPEMLATYGDAQQGSINRRRSLPWKSFETLMVNLPPLEEQRRIVDLMTAVDDAFESTTQLADTAEVLWWELTRDLETACDGLDLKPLGDISDIHGGLTKNKNDALRPDVLEAPYLRVANVYRRYLNLDEVSTIVASQKRIEGAILQPGDLLMNEGGDRDKLGRGTVWRGQIDGCTHQNHVFRVRVTDAEFVPEFVSAWANSYGKKWFDINASQTTGIASISKTTLSKFPVPVLPYADQERWADLLDTLTTHEWELRVQLKNLRDLRSNLLTALLSGEHEIPDAYDEIMEVSS
- a CDS encoding HNH endonuclease family protein, with the protein product MQSRIPIHSSKDPPMSRRSLASLATAAVFVATAVLGGAAPASAGTTYSAPLRTAVSSLPVAAEVNAGYDRAAQFGDWKDANGDCQNTRAEVLIAESKTIPTYTTTRKCTVARGKWVTGWDLVTHTSASTVQIDHMVPVHEAWGSGARSWTQAKRVAFYNDLGDARSLNAQTSALNSAKQARGPEAWLPPKNQCQYIADWTAVKIRWGLKADATEKAFLVKKAASCANTALTVTRY
- a CDS encoding class I SAM-dependent DNA methyltransferase, which translates into the protein MSLESTHGTYMTQRQLESTLWAAANALRGPVEPGDFKAYVFPVMFFKWISDTWDFHHATALEEWGDELTEEIEADYQPFTIPDGCHWSDVHNKTTNVGVELNSALQRIEQANPDLTGVFGDVNWANKDRLPETALVTLLDTFHEVQLDPNHVRGDMLGAAYEYLLREFAEASGKKAGEFFTPRHVVHLLVKILDPQPGESVIDPACGSGGMLVETVNAVRAAGGDPRTLKLRGQEVNLTTSAIAKMNLYLHGLHDFSIRRGDTFREPRFVAGGRLDQFDVVIANPPFSLQNWGAAQWSNDPWGRAFCGVPPAKNGDFAWIQHMVATMKDDTGRVGVVVPHGVLFRGGKEGAIRQCLLEKDLIEAVIGLPTNLFYSTSIPVCLLILRKTQPAQRQGKVLVVDASAKFQPGKNQNTMDEKDIEAIHAAYARGADIDGEDQGLHLRLVEMDEIADNGFDLNIGRYITTEAAAEVNVEAALAAYQDARAELRAAERVLDEKLKAAGFNA
- a CDS encoding HsdR family type I site-specific deoxyribonuclease: MNIGEILSVQTPLVQALAGVGWQHISGDQLDRTDEDPFHSREVEQALIRLNPAISEDRQRAQEILRRLRTVPLTARDSGLVEANRDFAAWLKGEVTHEYVGTKGSVPVTLIDFEDLSNNTYIVSDEVRYGTPGHIARFDAVLWVNGFPLVVGELKTPLEKNKSWATGARELVDTYQPGWAPFFVSNVLCFATEGKQYRYAGVGTPLQHWYMWGAVPDQPRLSHVLETAASMLTPAVVLDFLQDFSIFEASQTAAAGSLNKLLARYTQYEAVNRIVERVKDPDKRKGLIYHTQGSGKTLAMVFAAGKLLRDPELKNPTIVLVADRVQLVQQLWDQFRTTSMPRLQVPGSAAGLRSALSSDRRGLIFTTVHKFAGAGVLNTRENVVVMVDEAHRTQEGDLGQTMRAALPNANLFAFTGTPIADVDRNTFATFGDEFDPGSALHTYGTDESIRDGMTVPIHVAPRKVEFSLDKEALDQAFAVMAADENLSDEQQDEIARRASRAATFFANPERIRAVCADIVDHFYETVDPLGMKAQIVVIDRAACVAYTEELDRLLQERYERQSVAARTDPSAEPPVRDEVGVVMTVGTAKGEEPAWQKYALTDAQEAALLKRFRTFDDPLKFLVCTSKLGTGFNAPIEGVMYLDKPLKDHTLFQTITRANRTWRNPQTDADKRYGIIVDYVGLGAGFAKAMAPADPDQVAPQIEVSGLIEMFKGQLEHMMARFAGIDIDEPGPQTLMDAQARIPGQADQERFAADYAMLEGVWESLWPTDGLRPHRGAYRFLSQVYASLQPSPGEGEHLWHRLGVKTLELVHRHMDDITVTRADEVVVADEDTVRTLMDEGLLDDPKEVEGKSADDLIDSIAQRLKKRLAGPSGQSPQFKSLAERLDRLRERTMAAAQQSIEWLREAFTLAKDLTAAEKADDEGTLELLPDPRIGALTQIFMEFAPEDAPMLVERVVKDIDAIVKQVSYDGWEATLEGDRLVRRHVRQVLRKHRLHQTEGLFEKAYAYIAEHY